The sequence below is a genomic window from Paenibacillus sp. DCT19.
TCCCTTCACAAACAAAAATATGGTAAAGCTTTTGATCGCTATCGACATAAACAATTGCAAGCTGTGTTCCATTCAAAGTATGTTCTTCACTTTGTACTCCATTTTACCATTTTTAAAAATACTTGAATTAAAGTACTTTTATTTGATATATTTGTCAGTGGAACCAACTAAGGAGGCGTAGCGAATGACGAAGAGCTCCATTATTTCTCTATCTGAAATCACGAATTTTCAATCGAAAGAAGAAGAATTCAGTCCCTATCGTTGGTATAGCAGCATGTTAAATCAAGAACCAGTCATCTACAATGAAGAAACCGATTCCTGGCATGTGTTCAGGTATGATCTAGTCAAAACCGTGCTAAATGACCACAAGAACTTCTCCAGTGTAAGAAAAAGATCAATTGTTAACGTGGGATATTCAAGTGAAGAAGAGGGTGTGGGCAGCCAGCATCACATACCAGACAAGCTTGATATTCACAATGTAGATCCTCCGGAACACCGCAAGCGGAGAGCCTTACTTGCCAGTGCATTTACACCAAGAAGTCTCAAGCTCTGGGAACCGAGAATCGAGGCCGTGGCCGAAGAATTAATTAGAACATTTGAACATCAACCCCAAGTGGATATTGTTGAAGCTTATACGAGTATGTTTCCTGTCATTATCATGTCTGACCTGCTCGGAATTCCTTCCAAAGATCGTCTTCTATTCAAGGATTGGGTGGACACCATGTTTATGCCTACGACCGATGCCACCTTTGATCAAATTAACCAATTAAAAAAGATTGCCGGTGAAGAATACTTCAAGTACTTGTATCCCTTCGTGGTATCTAAACGATCTAATCTTGGAGAGGATATCATATCTGACCTGATTCAGGTTGAATTGGATGGGGAATTTTTTACGGATGAAGAGATTGTGCGAACCACCATGTTTATTCTGGGAGCTGGCATCGAAACGACCAGTAATCTTTTGGCCAACTCGTTCTATGCCCTTTTATATGACCACCCAGAATTATATGCCGAACTCCGGGACAACCTTGACCTTGTCCCGGCCGCGGTAGAAGAAATGCTGAGATATCGCTTTCACATTAGCAAAATGGATCGTATGGTTAAAGAGGATAACGACCTGCTTGGGGTTAAGCTCAAAAAGGGAGAGGCCGTTGTGGCATGGATGAGTGCAGCCAATATGGATGAGAAAATGTTCGAAGATCCGTTTACACTGAATATCCACCGCTCGAACAATAACAAACAACTTGCATTTGGTTTTGGTACGCACTTCTGTCTAGGAGCTCCTCTGGCACGCTTGGAAGGCAAAATTGTATTGACTACATTTTTAAAAACATTTACCAGAATTGAGCCAGTAGAAGGATTCAACCTAGAAGAAAATCTTACCCCTTCTGCAGCTGGACAATCCTTAAGAAGCCTTCCTCTAAAGCTATATAACGTAAATAGAAATGAATTAAACGATGGTTTATGAATAATTAAGATTCGCTAGTTTTTTAAACTGAAAAGAGCAGTGCATACTGTTGGCCAGCATTAACCATATTGTACCTTTATTTTGTGTTAAGTTATAAAGAGCAACTACCTGCCTGTTAACTTAACAAAACAGCCGATCTCTAGGATCGGCTGTTTTCAGGCTGTCGAGAAAGTCTCGACAGCCTTCTTTATGTGATTTTAATTTCACACTACACCGCGTTAATATCGTATAATATAGGTAACTATTTTATAGAACGGATGGTGTGTCAGCATGCTGCGTTCCAATCAAGAAAAACAACAAGCGTACGAATTTGTATCTATTGAAGACTTGGTTCCTCAGGATCACTTGCTTCGCAAAGTGGATAAATATATTGATTTTTCATTCATTGATGAGAAGGTTAGACCTCTTTACTGCTCGGATAACGGACGCCCTGCGATTAATCCCGTTGTGCTATTTAAGATGATTTTTCTGGGATACTTCTACGGCATTCGTTCCGAACGCCAGTTAGAGCGTGAGGTTCAAACGAATTTAGCTTACCGCTGGTTCCTCGGGCTGGGGTTAACCGACAAGGTTCCCGACCACTCCACCATCAGTTGGAATCGGCGAACGCGATTTAAAGATACCCACATTTTTCAGGATATTTTCGATGAAATTGTTCTCCAGGCGATTTCACACCGGATGGTAGGTGGACGTGTCCTTGTTTCAGACTCTAGTCACGTGAAGGCGAACGCGAATAAGCATCAATACACCAAACAACAGGTGCTACAAAATACCAAAGATTATATGGACGAGCTCAACGCTGCCGTAGAGACAGACCGGAAAAACCATGGAAAAAAGCTCTGAAACCTAGAGAGGAAGTGAGCGAAGAAAAAGAAATTAAAGTGAGCAAGACCGATCCCGACAGCGCTACATGATTCGAGACGGTAAACCGGAAGGATTTTTTTATCTGGATCACCGGACGGTGGATCTAAAATACAATCTCATTACGGATGTCTATGTCACGCCCGGAAATGTCCATGATTCCGTGCCGTATTTGTCGCGCCTGAACCGCCAGCAGGAACGTTTTGGATTTGAAGTGGAAGCCGTTGCACTCGATTCAGGGTATTTAACAACACCGATTTGCCGAGGTCTGCAAAACCGAAATATCTTTGCCGTTATTGCTCACCGGAGATTTCATTCGAAGCAAGGGCTTTTTCCAAAATGGAAATTTTTCTTTGATGCTGAACGAGAACGGTACGTGTGCCCTGCTGGCCAAGAACTGAAGTACCGAACGACGGACCGGAAAGGCTACCAGCAATATGCGTCCGATCCGGAGCAATGTAAAGGTTGTCCGTTTTTAAACCAGTGTACGCAGTCCAAAAACCACCGGAAAGTGGTGACCCGGCATGTTTGGGAGGACAGCAAGGACTGGGTCCGGAATAACCGGCTCAGCCAATCGGGCAAACAGTTGTACCGCAAACGAAAAGAAACCATTGAGCGAAGCTTCGCGGATGCTAAAGAGCTCCATGGGTTTCGCTATTGCCGGTTGCGCGGACTGCCAAATGTCAGGGAACAAGCACTGATGACGGCAGCCGTGCAGAACATGAAGAAGATAGCAATCCACTTGGATCGCTGGGAAAAACGGGGATAATCCCTCGCTTTTCCGTTTGCAGGTCAACATTAACAAAAAAAGAAACCCAGAGCCACTAAAGAACCCGGGTTTCTCGACACTCTGAAAACAGCCGATCTCTAGGATCGGCTGTTTTGTTGCTTGTATTGTTCTATTATTCCTTTACTTATTACTGCTTATCCAAATTGGACCCATAAGTCCGCTTGGCTCCTGTTGAGCAAAAGAGGATAAAAAATCTTGCTTATCTTTTACTAGCGTATTCGTTACTTCAATGGTGAGCATATTTAATCCCTTCTTCAAGAGTTCATTTAATTCAAAGTGATAAGGCGGACAAATTCGCACGCCTACATGTTCTCCGTTCAACCATACTTCTGCGGTTTCATACACCTTACCCAAATCCAAAAGAGCATGATTTACGAGGTATTCCCATTCAAATTGGGTTTCATAGCGAAACGTTCCGGAAAAATACGGCAGATAATCGGGCGAGCTCATATTGGTTAACGTACTTAATTGGCCCCACTCCACAAAATGAGGGTAGTGTTCGGCGTCCGCCGTTGACACCATCCACTTGGCATGAAGATCACTGATTTGGTTGAACTCCATATCCGCTGGATCTATCGCATAACTATCGAAGTTATTTCCATGAAGCAGAACGATGGATTCATATGGACATAGAGTCAGTGACACAGAATTCAAATCAGTGTCTAAAAGATTCAAACATCTCAAACGGTTCAGAAAAGCATCATACGCATAGATAGCACCTTTAACAGGTAAAACAACCTCTGTACGAATCGTGTTATGCGGACTCTCGTTAAAAAACATAAATACATCCAAATCAGGATGAACATAGTGATAATGCCGCAGATAAGGTTCATGCGAACGCACCTGAATATCGAAATATCCATTGCTAACCAGATCCTGCGACAATTTGTTCAGCGCTACCTTCTTAACGTTCCTATGACTCGCAAGACATAATAGCTCACCAGCAACTTCAATGCCTTCGCTGGAACGCTTGGGCATTCCGTCAACAAAATAAATGGCCAGCCCCTGATCCGCAAACCGAACTAAACGCTGCAGCAGTGCCGCAGGAAGCGCATCCGCATTAGGCAGGATCAGGCATGTATAATCTTCTAGATGCACATGCAGTCTGCCATCCCTCACACTCGCTCCGTCCAGAAGAACATCGATCGGAAGAATATCGCAGTCAATCTGATGCTGCATCAATTCCTTGACGGGCTCCTGAAAATACATAGCTTCCCCTGACCACTCAGCTTCAGCGTGATACACAACACCTGCAGTCGCCATGTGCCTTCCACCTGAAATCAGGTGGCTAATTCGGTTCATATATTGATTTAGATGTTTGTAGTATCGATACTGCGGATTTTTACCGCCTGCATACATATGCGGTGGGCAATCCGGATCCAGAAAGGGTTTCTGAGTAAAGGCATGCGGGACGAAGTAGTTAACCCCGCGCACCAGCATATGGTCAGTAAGCCACTTCATCAGCTTCAAGCCTTCCGTCCAGCCATAGGCTCCATACAATTCGCACATCGTCCGACCTTGTTTTTTGGGATCAATGTGCCCGAGCGATACAGCCAGCTTCGCCAGGCCGTAGTGGAAGAACAGACTGTCCGTCTCTCCTGACGTCGTTCGGAAACTCAGTTGGTCAAAGCCGGGTACGATCTGCCATAACACTACATCAAGACCCGACATGTCCTGTCCCCAAAGCGAGCGGAAGAAGTGACCTGCACCGGGACCAAGCCTAGCATGAACATTGTTGTCTTCGAGAACATGTCCGATATATTCAACTCCGCGAGCTCGGCACCAATCCCCAATTTGATTGCAGAAGTTGTCTGCGTAGAGCTTGCTAACGATATTCATATAAGTGTACCGTATAGTATGAGATCGCTCTTTCTCATTCTGCCAGAGAAGATAGAGATCCTTACGATAGTCCTCACCGAGAGCCTGCTCCAGCAGAGCCGGTATTTCAAGGCTCCAGGGAAGCGACACCCCTGGTTTGCCGGGTCTTGAATTGAAGTCGAAGGTGATCGGGTCATTATAGAATCCTGGTTCGTCCGAAAAGAAGCCCGCAAAAGTCTTACCGAAATCCGCTTGATAACGTTCATAGACCGCCTCATAAACCGTATTGATCAGAATCCGTACAGAAGCCCGATCCAGCGGGTTCAGGTAATCTTCCTGCGCCTTGCTGCCTCCCTCCTTATTGGCAGAAATTATAAATACGCGCCAGTATCCTTCGGGGATGTCCCAATACAGAATGCCGTCCTGCACATGTTCAGTGATGTCGACGCAGTCGCTCATTAATGTTCCCTTGGACGGATCCCGGCGGACTGCAACAGCGGAAACCAGTTGGTTTTTCCCTTTTGCATGTTGACGATACGATATTGTAGGGCGAAGCCCAGTCATCAGCAATGTATCCAGCAAAAAAGAGGCACCTTTTGCTGGACCCAGAGTATCAATATAACGCTCACCCAAAAACAAGCGGTGAAGCTCTTCCGGAGCTTCCTGTATTTTGCCTGCCGCATGCCCCGTTGGAAAATGATCGTCATCCAGCAGCCATACCTTCATCCCGCGCTTACGGGCTTCATCCATAATAATGTCCATGTCTGTCCACCATTTCGGTCCCAGAAAATCAGGATGCGGCCGAGCTTCAACACACACAGCACCGATGCCTGCCTCATCCACACGGGCCATCTCTTCCCGGATCACCTGCTCCTCCTCCCCATGCTGCCATAGAAATGGGAGGATATAATTATGTTCCTCACCCTTGAGCACTTCCATTAACCGATTTGTCATGATTCCCTCCTGGTCTGGCTTCTATTTCAAACCGTAGATTTGTACCTGCACGTCAGATCATATTAAAATTCGCCCGCCTTCAACAGAATGCGGGCGAATATCTTCGTTAATTCATTATTTCTGGACCTTGGCGTACCAATCTCTTGCGCGTTTGGTCACTTCTTCCCCGCCTGATCTGTTCCATTTATCTACAAACTCATCGAACTTGCTGATTGGGTACTGTCCCAGAATGATTTTCGTGGCGTATTCCACGTATAGCGTTCGATTATTAATGTCCGGGAAGCTGTCATACACGCTGGCTGGCATACCGTCACCGGCAATGACTTTCGCGTATTTCTGGGCTTCCTGCATATTACGGGTCACCTGGTCGATCGCCCATTGACTGTCTTCTGATGATGTGCTATTAAAGAGGTCTATCGTAAAATCAAGCGTCGCCAAAGTCGAATACGGATTCAAAAGTTGATTTTCCTGACTGCTCTTGTCATCGGGAAGTTTAACGGCTTTGCCGTCTTTCATCTCATAGTGCATGCCTTCCACGCCCAGGAACAGATCCTTCCAGTTCTTTTTATCATACATATTGTTCAGCAGCTTCAGGGTAGCCATCAGCTTGTTCTCATCCTTGTTGTTCTTGATGACCCACTGCGGAGGTGCGAATCTCTTCATTGAGTAGAAACCTTCATATCCTTCAACTTTCGGTACAGGAAGCACGGTAAAGTTAGCCTTCACGCCTGTGTTCTTCTCCAAATTCTCCAAAATCATATTGCCGTGCTCGACCCAGTGAAAATAGTTTCCTACCTTGTCAGATTGAATTTTGCCATCCCACTTATCCTTCGTGTTCAAAAGTGACTCCTTGTCGATTAGACCTTCCTTATACAGCTTGGCCGCGAATTCCAGAGCTGCCCTCATATTCGGAGTCACTGCAGAATAAGTCAGCTCGCCGTCGTATATATCCCACTCCGGATAGCCTTCGAACATCGCTACCCCGTACATAGCAAACAAGTGGTCCATCCACCGTGCCTGCTCCCTGCCCCCGGTAGGAAGCTCATCCTTCTGGCCGTTGCCGTTAGGATCCTTATCCCGAAACGCTTCAAGTACCTTAACATATTCATCCTGCGTCTTCGGCATCGTCAGCCCCTGTTGATCGAGCCAATCCTGCCGGATCATGCCCGCGTATCTTCCGTATTCCACAACCCCAGGAATATAGTAGATTCTTCCCTGTCCTGTAGGATCATTTGCCTTGACTACATCCCACATCTCCTGCGGGATGGCTTCCCATACATTTGGCGCATATTTAGGCAGCAGGTCGGTCAGGTCGGCAATGGCACCATTTTTAGCCAAACTGTCTTCAATGCCCTGCTGAGGGATGAACAAGTCAGGCATTTCATTGGCGGCAATTTTCAGGTTCAGTTGGTTCAGATAGTTGGTGCCTCCGTTCCATTCCACATACGGATGAATTACACCTACACCAAGCTTCTCCTTATAAAACTCATACAACTGGCTACCCTTGGTAATCGGTTTATAACCGATGTTCGTTCCCCATACTTCGATATCGACTGTTCCATCCTCATTGGCCGAAGTCTGTCCAGCAGCGGAAGAATCGCCCGTTGAGCTTGAATTACAGCCGGTAATCGTGCTTATCGCAAGAACACCTGCAGCCATCATTAAACCCATTTTTTTTAGAATCATAGCTAATCCCCTTTCAATCATTTGATATTCTTATAGATTCTTCTGATCATTGAAAAACGAGATCAACCCTTCACAGAGCCAAGCATGGCTCCTTTGACAAAATACTTTTGCAGGAAGGGATACACAATGATGATCGGAATCATCGCAAAAATGACGGTTGCTGCTCTCAACGTCCGCTCATTATAATTCAGATCCACTGTTGAAGCAGCGCCTGCCATCATAACGCTATCGTCGGTGATAAACTGCCTGATCTTGATCTGCAGCGGAAACCAGTTGGTATCCTGTAGAAAAAATAACGGATGCTGAAATTGATTCCACAACACGACACCATAAAATAAGGCAAGGGTTGCCATTACAGCTTTGGACAAGGGAAGAACGAAATGGAACAGCATGCGGAAATAGCCGCAGCCTTCAAGAAAGGCTGCTTCCTCCAGTTCTTTGGGAAATTGTTTAAAGAAGGTTCTCATGATGATCAAATTAAATGGATTCAGAATATGCGGCAAGATCAAGACCAGTGGATTATCATAGAGTCCAATACTGCGAACCGTCAGGAAATACGGAACAATCGGCGCTTTGAAGATCATTGCAATAACAACACATAACATAATCACGGATCCCCATCGGAACTCTGATTTCGACAGTGGATACGCGAACAAGGCTGTCATCAGTAGAGCTAGTACTGTTCCAATCACGGTCGTACCTACTGTCAGAAAGAAGGATCTCCACAGATCCGGACGATCAATGATGTATTTCCATGAATCTAGCGTAAATTCCTTTGGCCATAGTGTCACCAGGTTCATGTCCACGACGCTTTTGGAACTAAATGAGGTGGAAATTACAGAAAGTAGCGGAATGATGGCTGCAATGGAAAACAGGATGAGAAAAATGGTAACTCCGGTAACAAATGCTCGCTCTCTTCTCGCTTCAACCATTTTTACCAAAGCCCCCCATCCGACACTTTTTTGGACAGTTTATTAAATACAAATACCAGGATAAAGCCAATGACCGACTGAAATAACCCGACCGCTGTTGCAAAACTATACTGCCCTTGCTGAATACCGGTTCGGAACACGTACGTATCCAAAATATCTCCCACACTGTATGTCATTGGGGTGAGCATATTAAATACCTGATCAAATCCGAGATCCAGGAAGTTTCCAATTTCGAGCAGGAAAAGCACAAGCACGGTTGGTAAGAGCAGCGGGAACGTGATGTGACGAATCTGCCTTAGTTTTGATGCCCCATCGATCATTGCTGATTCGTAGAGTTGCGGGTCAATCGCGCTAATTGCTGCCATATACACCACAGTTCCCCACCCGGCGTCTCTCCAGATGGACGAGATGGCATAGATGGGTCTGAAATAGTCACTCTCCTGCATAGCCAGCACAGGATCCAGCCCAAACCACCCGATAACGATATTGAACAATCCGCTTAAAGAAAAGAAATCGAACAATATCCCGCCAACGATAACCCAGGATAAAAAATGAGGGATATACAGTGCCGTTTGGATTCCTTTTTTTAACGCTGATTTGCGAATCTCGTTAATCATCAGAGCCAGTAATACAGGCACCGGAAAAACCAACACAAGTTTCAAAAATCCGAGCATTAGCGTGTTTCCAAATACCCTTGCAAAATCGGGATGTTCGATTAAAGTTTTAAAATGTTTGAGTCCTACCCACGGACTGTCACCGAACCCTTGAAATACCGAGTAATCCTTGAACGCAATGATTGCACCGCCCAGCGGGACAAATTTAAACACTACGAGAAAAACGATACCCGGAATAGCCATCACGTATAGTGGCCAATACACTTTCATTCGATGAAGAGCAAAAACCTTCAACTTATCCCCCCCCAGTATCCTCTAATGAATCCGCTTACATTTTAACTATACAGCCAGAATAATCCTCACTCAATTAGGCATTTTTAAGTTAAAACAAGTGTTTTTTAAGAAAATGAATGCCACTTCGTTATGAAGTGGCATCCCCTTGATTTTTATTGTTTTGCAAGACTTTTTCGATATTCCCTTGGTTTGAATCCAGTCCATTTTTCGAACATGCGTGCAAAATGCTGCGCATCCGAATAACCTACCTTATGGCAGATTTCATACACTTTCAAATCAGTCTGTTCAAGCAATTCCTTCGCTTTGCTGATCCGTATGTGGGTCAGAAAATTCAAATATGTTTCACCTGTTTTTTGTTTGAAATATTGGCTTAGGTAATACGGGTTCATATAAAAGCGAGCAGCTAATTCGGCTAGGCTGATAGGTTCATCATAATGGTCTGTGACATATTCCTTGATCTCTGAGATCATGTCCTTTTTTTTGGGAGTACGTTGTTCCAGCAAAAATCCAATGATTCCAACAATGACTTCCACCATCCATTGTTCCAGAGACGCTAGCGTTTTAAACCGTGAAATACCCTCCAAAGATAACAGCTGAAGACTTAATAACCTGTTCTGCTGAAGCTGCTGAAAAGATACTTTCCGAATGCTCAGCAAAAGGATATTCAAGCACTGCAGCTGGAGATCTGCAGGACTAAAACTTGTTTCAGTTTCTATTCTTCTAAAGATGCGGTGGATCATATCCACGCTTTCCTTTTCATTCATGTTATCGATGGCAACCTCCAGGTCTTCGATCATCTCCTCTGTAACCAGCTCGCTTTTCCCTGTCAGATTCGTGATCTGGGTAAACGAAATGACGGGCTCTGCACCCTTGATGACTTGATAGCTAAGGGCACCTCGCGCCTCCTCAAAGGATTGGCTAATACCACCAGGCCGATTCTGAACGCTGCCGATGCCAATCACGCTGGAGACGTTCAATTGTCTGAACAGAACATCATGAAGGCGCTGAACCGTGTCAACCATATCTCTGCTCTCCAAAGCTGCATCGTGCATCACAATCACCGCAATTTGTGCACCTGAATAGCGAAAGCGATACACATTACTGTACTGTCTGAAGACCAGATCAATCTGTCTAAATACAGGATCAAACCCGAGCTCTTTTAGACCGACTGCTTTACTGCGGATTTCAATCAGGATACACGTAAATTGCGTACCCTCCTTAGGCATGCATCCGATCCTTTGTAGCTCCTCTGTCATTTCGGTATCATCGTTACCCATATCCAGAATATCTCGCAAGCCATCTTCCTGGATGCGTTGATGTGATGCCAGTTTTAATGCATCCATTTCCTGGACCTTGTTTCGCTCTATGCGAATTGTATCCATGACCTGACAAACACAGTCACGCAATTCCTGTTCTTCAACCGGTTTATTGATGTAAAAATTCACACCAAGTTGCATGCCTTTTCGGGCATATTCAAAGTCCGCATATCCGCTTAACAAAATGAATCTGCTCTGAATGTCGACCTCTTTAAGCATTTGGATCATTTCCAGTCCTCCAGCCTGTGGCATACGAATATCAGTAATAACGATGTCTGGCTGCCATTTTTGAATCAGCTCGAAGCCTTCTCGTCCATTGTAAGCTGTTCCGACCACTTCACATTCTGGAATATAGCGATCTATCATTTTTTTGAGTCCTTCCAATATCCCTTTTTCGTCATCTATCAAAATAAGTTTCATTTCTCTCACCTTCCTTTTTAGCATCGAAACTTATATTCTCAAGCTTGACTATGCCGGGAATCCGAATTTCGATGGTCGTGCCCTTCTCGATGCCAGATAGCACTTTAATATAATATGAATCTCCATAATGGAGCTTAATTCGTTCTGCAATATTGATCAGTCCTAGACCGTTCTCTCCATGGTCATCTTGGTTTTCCAGACTGTATCGGTTTGAACCCGCCTGTTCCAGCAATGAATTCAGTTCCGTCCATTTCTCCGGCGACATTCCAGTTCCATTGTCCGAAATTCGGATCAGAATCTCACCGTTATCCGTCCAGCTCCCCTCAATCTTAATAATTAAGGCTTGACTGTATCCTGCAAAACCATAATTGATGCTATTTTCAACAATAGGCTGAAATACCAACGGAATGATGCTGCAATCCAGCATTTCATCCGGCATATTGACAGACAATGTGAACATATCATCGAACCGGATGTTTTGAAGCAGCAGATAGTTCCCTGTGTACTCCAGTTCATGCTTAATCGAGTGATGTCTCCCTTCTTTTCCAAGTGTTAACCGGAACATTCGAGCCAGAATTTTAATCATCCCTGCCGTATCCTCGTCATCTTTTACCAATGCCTTCATCCGAATGGATTCCAAGGTATTGTATAGCATATGGGGTTAATCTGATGTTGAAGAGCGAGGAACTTGGCTTGCCGCTGCTTGATTTCGGCCAGGTACACCTCTTCTATTAACGTTCTGATCGTAATAATCATTTTGTTATAGCTGTATACCAGACTTCCAATTTCATCACTGGTCTGTTCTTTCTCTATGGGAAGATATTGGCCTACCTCAGCCTGCTTCATGCTTCTTCGAAGTGCCTTGATGGGTCTTGTAATTGTATAACTGAGCCACAGCGAGATCAGGAAAATAATCAGGCAACTTGTCATGATCACAATCATAGTAAGACCTTTTATCTGATTGATTTTTTGCAGCAATTTGGCGCGGGGTATCTCGGTTTTAATGAATAATTCCCCTTGGGTCGTGTGTTCCGATAAAATAATCCGATCTTCATTTCCGCTGTCTCCCGAAGGCTCGAATTCGGAATGGAGCACCTGCTCCCATGTAATCCGGCCACTGGCAGCTTCGGAATGATAAACTATCTCTCTACGATCATTGCTTATAATCACGCTAATGCCATATTTATCACGGGCCTGCAAAAACTCATGCTCAAGCTGAAGCAGCGTAAAGGGATCGAGATCGATTAGAAGTATGCCGGCATATGCTCCTTTCGAATTAAAGAGTACTCTTCCCACGGTCACAACGGCGCCTGCACCCTTATCCTCGTAATAAGAACGATCGTGCAGACCGCTAATAAAAAAGGTCTGATCCGAATTGCGGAGCTGCTTATACCAATTCTGGGATAACAGTCTGCTCTCATCGACTCGACTGGTCGTAGTCGTGTATTGGTACACGCTATTATCGCGGCTGATCAGCATTACGGTGCTGATTTCGGATTTGAGCAATGACACCCTCATAAGAAGTTGCTGAACGGCCACCCGCTGGTTAACCTCCTCGTTCATGGGTATGCTTGACCCTTCTCCAAGTCTGTAGATTAATTCGTTT
It includes:
- a CDS encoding sensor histidine kinase, which codes for MKALVKDDEDTAGMIKILARMFRLTLGKEGRHHSIKHELEYTGNYLLLQNIRFDDMFTLSVNMPDEMLDCSIIPLVFQPIVENSINYGFAGYSQALIIKIEGSWTDNGEILIRISDNGTGMSPEKWTELNSLLEQAGSNRYSLENQDDHGENGLGLINIAERIKLHYGDSYYIKVLSGIEKGTTIEIRIPGIVKLENISFDAKKEGERNETYFDR
- a CDS encoding sensor histidine kinase codes for the protein MIKKLRFQNKLMLSYLLACIIPLLIVSVFIFHQSANGLEESSQEFASLYTSQIKSSLNEFIKEYDKITKSVLVENELIYRLGEGSSIPMNEEVNQRVAVQQLLMRVSLLKSEISTVMLISRDNSVYQYTTTTSRVDESRLLSQNWYKQLRNSDQTFFISGLHDRSYYEDKGAGAVVTVGRVLFNSKGAYAGILLIDLDPFTLLQLEHEFLQARDKYGISVIISNDRREIVYHSEAASGRITWEQVLHSEFEPSGDSGNEDRIILSEHTTQGELFIKTEIPRAKLLQKINQIKGLTMIVIMTSCLIIFLISLWLSYTITRPIKALRRSMKQAEVGQYLPIEKEQTSDEIGSLVYSYNKMIITIRTLIEEVYLAEIKQRQAKFLALQHQINPICYTIPWNPFG